The Bacillus sp. Y1 genome has a window encoding:
- a CDS encoding mechanosensitive ion channel family protein translates to MFSFELFERLPVKILIVAVLIILTVHLIRKSIKLFFDKTSFLDEKREETLMHFAYQVTKLMGLVFFFLYVLSNFYNLTRLVTGSVVVAGALALIFQHIIRDYIMGLTYLFERQIHHGDYVIINGNHQGKIEEISMRHLKIRQFDGYLYSVSYSNINELHNGSRGRRRVNESLVLSYSQNPDDAFKVMEEVAQTCNEKYGEFLLKDEHGVIVESFKFNQITELNVDFRGHRYSISGLVKEEDLVEASKKVRYEMAMAAYMNNLEMAESFDTGH, encoded by the coding sequence ATGTTTTCCTTTGAATTGTTCGAACGATTGCCCGTAAAGATTTTAATTGTGGCAGTGCTGATTATACTTACCGTTCATTTGATTCGTAAATCCATCAAGCTTTTCTTTGACAAAACGAGCTTCTTGGATGAAAAGCGAGAAGAGACATTGATGCATTTCGCATACCAGGTGACAAAGTTAATGGGACTGGTGTTCTTCTTTCTTTATGTGCTCAGCAATTTCTATAACCTGACTAGGCTTGTTACTGGTTCGGTCGTGGTGGCCGGTGCCCTGGCATTGATTTTCCAGCATATCATCCGAGATTACATTATGGGGCTGACTTACTTGTTTGAACGTCAGATTCATCACGGGGATTATGTGATTATCAATGGAAATCATCAGGGGAAAATCGAGGAAATCAGCATGCGCCACCTGAAGATTCGCCAGTTTGATGGTTACCTTTATTCGGTTTCCTATAGCAACATCAATGAACTACATAACGGGAGCCGGGGAAGGCGCCGCGTGAACGAAAGCCTTGTTCTCAGCTATAGTCAAAATCCGGACGACGCTTTTAAGGTCATGGAGGAAGTGGCTCAAACTTGCAACGAGAAATACGGAGAATTCTTGTTGAAGGATGAGCACGGTGTTATCGTGGAGAGCTTTAAATTTAACCAAATCACCGAACTGAACGTTGATTTCAGGGGTCACAGGTACTCCATATCCGGACTTGTGAAGGAAGAGGATCTCGTTGAAGCAAGCAAAAAGGTAAGGTATGAAATGGCCATGGCTGCCTATATGAACAACTTGGAGATGGCAGAGAGCTTTGACACGGGCCACTAA
- a CDS encoding alpha/beta fold hydrolase yields the protein MKIDIYKMETSKGKLQYNISGGGKPNIVLINGGSGPIEGWMKIIPKISELVSVFSYNRFGVAGSDKPKEPQDGLTIVRTLHEALTMAGFEPPFLLVGHSLGGLYANLYARLYPNETAGIIFLESSHPKDLTLNEYQSRTVKAINKVLTMFDSLSSHKQFNEVNFVKETANQIHQLDTFPEIPVYVITGGQENRMMPEEVRKKRLKHQLELLSLSHDSKHIVAEKSGHFPQLSEPNVVIDTITDCIKQINNR from the coding sequence TTGAAAATTGATATATATAAAATGGAAACATCAAAAGGGAAGTTACAATATAATATCAGTGGGGGCGGAAAACCAAATATCGTTTTGATTAACGGCGGATCAGGACCAATAGAAGGTTGGATGAAAATAATACCAAAAATTTCAGAATTAGTATCAGTATTTTCCTACAATCGATTTGGTGTTGCTGGTAGCGATAAACCGAAAGAACCTCAAGATGGATTAACAATTGTTAGAACTCTACATGAGGCATTAACAATGGCGGGATTTGAACCTCCATTTTTACTAGTTGGTCATTCGCTAGGTGGGTTATATGCAAATCTGTATGCTCGACTCTATCCAAACGAAACAGCTGGTATTATCTTTTTAGAATCTAGTCATCCAAAAGATTTAACCCTTAATGAATATCAAAGTAGAACAGTAAAAGCAATTAATAAGGTATTAACAATGTTTGATTCCTTGTCTTCCCATAAACAATTCAATGAAGTTAATTTTGTCAAAGAAACTGCGAATCAAATTCATCAATTAGACACGTTTCCTGAAATACCTGTATATGTAATTACAGGTGGACAAGAAAATCGAATGATGCCAGAGGAAGTTAGAAAAAAGCGATTAAAACATCAATTAGAATTACTTTCGTTGTCACATGACAGCAAACATATTGTTGCAGAGAAAAGTGGACATTTTCCTCAATTATCAGAGCCAAATGTAGTCATTGATACTATTACTGATTGTATAAAGCAAATAAATAACCGATAA
- a CDS encoding ECF transporter S component, giving the protein MNKKNKTFRMVLLGMLSAIIIIQTTIPFLGYIPIGPLSLTFIQVTVIIAAIVLGTKEGALVGGIWGIITFIRAFVAPTSVIAPIVFTNPLVSVLPRILIGVVAAYVFHRLLSGKLNETVRMSVAGVLGSLTNTVLVLGFIYLFYGEPYANFLKLDMEQLLPALLSIVATNGITEAILSGVLTPIISKPLLRWRKK; this is encoded by the coding sequence ATGAACAAAAAAAACAAGACATTCCGAATGGTCCTATTAGGGATGCTTTCTGCCATTATCATTATTCAAACGACCATCCCTTTTTTAGGATATATCCCGATTGGACCGCTTAGCTTGACGTTTATTCAGGTAACGGTCATTATCGCAGCAATTGTCCTCGGAACGAAGGAAGGAGCCCTTGTAGGCGGGATTTGGGGAATTATCACGTTCATCAGGGCATTTGTCGCCCCGACAAGCGTAATTGCACCAATTGTTTTCACGAATCCGCTTGTATCCGTTTTGCCTCGGATTTTAATTGGTGTGGTTGCTGCATATGTGTTCCATAGATTACTCAGCGGGAAGCTCAATGAAACAGTAAGAATGAGTGTTGCCGGTGTGCTGGGATCTTTAACAAATACGGTTTTAGTGCTTGGATTCATTTATTTATTTTATGGGGAGCCGTATGCGAACTTTTTGAAGTTGGATATGGAGCAGCTCTTGCCTGCGCTGCTGAGCATTGTAGCCACTAATGGTATTACTGAAGCGATTCTTTCAGGTGTGTTGACGCCGATTATTTCAAAGCCGTTATTAAGGTGGAGGAAAAAATAG
- a CDS encoding AraC family transcriptional regulator, with product MGNDLLATLMEITEEEQMILEQSSEIKKDLYTNQTSFIIESEKFLNQNEMIMLRKHTRFIDFPKHRHNYIEINYVFHGELKQKVGTENVHLKQGELLFLNQHIEHEIEACAKEDIIINFIIQPKFFDFIFSYLSSTNLMSNFIINSLYNHTQNGQYLYFAVTHVEAIQELIKKMMDEIMVPSLFSESTLKLYMGLLMIELLKNTDKLKQNELSTEHHYILVETMKYIDEHYQNASLYELAEQLNQPHYAVSKQIKQATKYTFKELLQEKRLTKAKEFLERTEMPITKIIDEVGYDNMSYFYRIFKSKYGKTPKEYRVELKGR from the coding sequence ATGGGAAATGATCTTCTTGCAACCTTGATGGAAATAACAGAAGAAGAACAGATGATTCTCGAGCAAAGTAGTGAAATAAAAAAGGACCTTTATACAAATCAAACGTCTTTTATTATTGAAAGCGAAAAGTTCTTGAATCAAAACGAGATGATTATGCTTAGAAAGCATACACGATTTATTGATTTTCCCAAGCATCGTCACAATTATATCGAAATTAATTATGTGTTTCATGGTGAGTTAAAACAGAAGGTTGGAACGGAGAATGTCCACTTAAAGCAGGGCGAGCTTTTATTTTTGAATCAGCATATTGAACACGAAATTGAAGCTTGTGCAAAAGAGGATATTATCATTAATTTTATTATTCAGCCAAAATTCTTTGATTTCATTTTTTCCTATTTATCCTCAACCAATTTAATGAGTAACTTCATCATAAACAGTCTCTATAATCACACGCAGAATGGACAATACTTGTACTTTGCTGTTACACATGTGGAGGCCATTCAAGAGTTAATTAAGAAAATGATGGATGAAATTATGGTACCATCGTTATTTTCAGAGTCTACTTTGAAGCTTTATATGGGGCTTTTAATGATAGAGCTTTTAAAGAACACGGATAAATTAAAGCAAAATGAACTAAGCACGGAACATCACTATATCCTTGTCGAGACGATGAAGTATATTGATGAGCACTATCAAAATGCTTCTCTTTATGAGTTGGCTGAGCAATTGAATCAGCCACACTACGCGGTCAGTAAGCAAATTAAGCAAGCGACGAAATATACTTTTAAGGAGCTTTTACAAGAAAAAAGACTTACGAAAGCAAAAGAGTTTCTAGAAAGAACCGAAATGCCCATTACAAAAATCATTGATGAAGTTGGCTACGATAATATGAGCTACTTCTACCGGATATTTAAAAGCAAATACGGAAAAACTCCAAAGGAATATCGAGTGGAGCTGAAAGGCAGGTGA
- a CDS encoding DUF4256 domain-containing protein yields MTKGNAISNNKELSLEQREDLLKVLKARFEKHMNRHEGLEWDNIQAKLEVNTEKLWSLNEMERTGGEPDVVGYDQEKDEYLFYDCSVESPKGRRSVCYDREALESRKNHKPENSAIDLSSAMGIELLTEEQYRELQKLGNFDLKTSSWVQTPSDIRELGGALFCDCRFGHVFVYHNGAESYYAARGFRGSLRV; encoded by the coding sequence ATGACAAAGGGAAATGCCATCAGCAATAATAAGGAATTGTCACTAGAACAACGTGAAGACTTATTAAAAGTATTGAAAGCCCGTTTTGAAAAACACATGAACCGCCACGAAGGTCTCGAATGGGATAACATCCAAGCAAAGCTGGAAGTGAATACAGAAAAACTGTGGTCGCTTAATGAAATGGAAAGAACCGGCGGTGAACCGGATGTTGTTGGTTATGATCAGGAGAAGGACGAATACCTTTTTTATGATTGTTCAGTGGAAAGTCCTAAAGGCCGCAGAAGTGTTTGTTACGACCGTGAAGCGTTAGAGTCAAGGAAAAATCATAAACCCGAAAATAGCGCAATCGATTTGTCTTCTGCCATGGGCATTGAACTATTAACAGAGGAACAATATCGAGAATTGCAGAAACTTGGGAATTTTGATTTGAAAACATCGAGCTGGGTACAAACACCCTCTGATATTAGAGAACTCGGTGGGGCCCTTTTTTGCGACTGTCGCTTCGGTCATGTTTTCGTGTATCATAACGGTGCCGAATCTTACTATGCTGCCAGAGGATTCCGCGGTTCACTAAGGGTCTAA
- a CDS encoding HXXEE domain-containing protein — protein sequence MKSYYAIFFCLAITLHNLEEALWLPKWSQLDSSFQNTVTPNEFHFAVLIITALAYLVAFLYINFSESNIIKWAFIGFIGSMIFNAIFPHLIATLLMKTYAPGLATALLLNIPINTVILFKLHDLKLVTLKEIVLSTAVIGIILLAMIPLLFMFGGNLLNY from the coding sequence GTGAAAAGCTATTATGCTATATTCTTTTGCTTAGCAATTACATTACATAATTTAGAAGAAGCCTTATGGTTACCTAAATGGTCTCAGCTTGATTCATCCTTTCAAAATACAGTAACACCCAATGAATTTCATTTTGCAGTGTTGATTATTACTGCACTTGCATATTTAGTAGCATTTCTGTATATAAACTTTTCAGAATCAAATATCATTAAGTGGGCATTTATTGGCTTTATAGGCTCTATGATTTTTAATGCAATTTTTCCGCATCTAATAGCTACTTTATTAATGAAAACATACGCACCTGGTTTAGCTACAGCTCTACTATTAAATATACCAATCAACACCGTTATACTATTTAAATTACATGATTTAAAATTGGTTACTCTAAAAGAAATAGTTTTATCAACAGCTGTAATTGGAATAATTTTATTAGCTATGATTCCTCTTTTGTTTATGTTCGGAGGAAATTTACTAAATTATTAA
- a CDS encoding alpha-L-rhamnosidase, which produces MAGLIVTNLTCEYRKNPIGIDVKNPNFSWQLESDRRATFQTAYQVQVSISKNFENRIWDTGKVESDQSIQLMYTGPIQSRTLYFTRVKVWDNYNRESDWSDVSSWETAFLDHNEWEASWITPDETKLDPQSEEIFQLRKAFTLEKDIASARIYATAAGLYEAYINGKKMSEDLLTPGWTSYKTRLQYQTYDVTKLFSEGENVVGVLLADGWYKGNLGWSNKRDIFGDRRALLLQLHVRYVDGSEEVIGTDSSWKASTGPILSSELYHGETYDARLEDQGWFQSGFNDTGWENCTCLDLSFSHLIAQENWPTRVTETIRPVEVFVTPAGDTVLDMGQNMVGRIRFTVEAQKGTVITLEHAEVLDKNGNIYFGNLRKAKQRVTYMAKGEGVETYAPHFTFQGFRYVKVQGYPNQENGLNLDHFIGEVIHSDMPATGEFTCSDPLVNQLQKNIVWGQRGNFVDVPTDCPQRDERLGWTGDAQVFIRTALYNYQGAPFFKKWLRDLKADQLEDGGVPFVIPDLPNLMGGNSSSAAWGDAATVCPWTVYKVYDDKSVLEDQYNSMKAWVEYIRKQGENEFLWNTGFHFGDWLGLDAKENSYVGATPRDFIATAFYFHSTRILRNSAIVLEKYEDAAEYSSLLKKIKETFVREFISPTGRLASPTQTAHVLALAFDLVEGETRKRVASDLNNLVIENDYHLTTGFVGTPYLCFALSENGYHDTAMKLLLQDSYPSWLYSVKKGATTIWEHWDSIKPDGSFWSDDMNSFNHYAYGAIGDWMYRRVAGLDMDESDVAYKKILIRPQFAGGKLTHVRAVHQSMYGKIVSSWEWNKEEISVRVEIPANTTATIVLPNVHSEDLTENNEEVVHAEGVVQVKNQDGNVRIEVRSGLYTFTYPNQMGSLDLFTKNSRVLDLLSSSKAMEVLEKNSPGISEKIGPFSHMKAYTLTRFAKEPTIQLKDVDSIIQEINEAILAGKKESNHEYSKA; this is translated from the coding sequence ATGGCAGGACTTATTGTGACAAATTTGACATGCGAGTATCGGAAAAATCCTATAGGGATCGATGTAAAAAATCCAAATTTCAGCTGGCAGCTGGAATCTGATCGGCGTGCTACGTTTCAGACGGCCTATCAGGTACAAGTATCAATCTCTAAAAACTTTGAAAATCGTATTTGGGATACAGGAAAAGTAGAATCCGATCAATCCATCCAACTTATGTATACAGGTCCGATTCAGTCTCGAACCCTTTACTTTACTCGAGTCAAAGTGTGGGATAACTATAATCGGGAATCAGATTGGAGTGATGTCTCTAGTTGGGAAACAGCTTTTCTTGATCATAATGAGTGGGAAGCTAGCTGGATTACTCCAGACGAAACGAAGCTGGACCCTCAATCAGAGGAGATTTTTCAACTAAGGAAAGCATTTACCTTGGAAAAAGATATTGCTTCCGCACGAATATATGCGACAGCTGCTGGATTATATGAAGCGTATATCAATGGAAAGAAAATGTCCGAGGACCTTTTGACACCTGGCTGGACGAGTTACAAAACCCGCTTACAGTATCAAACGTATGATGTAACCAAGCTATTTTCAGAAGGAGAAAATGTGGTTGGTGTGCTGCTAGCGGATGGCTGGTATAAAGGAAATTTAGGCTGGAGTAATAAAAGAGACATCTTTGGAGACCGACGGGCACTGTTACTGCAGCTTCATGTCCGTTATGTGGATGGGTCAGAAGAAGTCATCGGTACGGACTCCTCTTGGAAGGCTTCCACAGGACCGATTTTGTCTTCTGAGTTGTATCATGGTGAGACGTATGATGCACGGTTAGAAGATCAGGGCTGGTTCCAGTCAGGATTTAATGATACGGGTTGGGAGAACTGCACATGCTTAGACCTCTCTTTTTCTCACCTAATTGCGCAAGAAAACTGGCCAACTAGAGTAACTGAAACGATTCGTCCAGTGGAGGTGTTTGTCACACCTGCAGGAGACACCGTACTAGATATGGGCCAAAACATGGTCGGACGTATTCGCTTCACCGTGGAAGCCCAGAAAGGAACGGTCATTACATTAGAACATGCAGAGGTTTTAGATAAGAACGGCAATATTTACTTCGGGAATTTACGAAAAGCAAAGCAGCGGGTGACCTATATGGCAAAAGGCGAAGGAGTGGAAACTTATGCCCCACACTTCACTTTCCAAGGCTTTCGTTATGTGAAAGTTCAAGGTTATCCGAATCAAGAAAATGGGTTGAATCTAGACCATTTCATCGGAGAGGTCATTCACTCGGATATGCCAGCAACGGGCGAATTTACTTGTTCCGATCCACTCGTGAATCAACTTCAGAAAAATATAGTCTGGGGACAAAGAGGGAATTTTGTTGATGTTCCGACCGATTGTCCACAAAGAGATGAGAGGCTTGGCTGGACGGGGGATGCCCAAGTCTTTATACGAACGGCACTTTATAACTATCAAGGGGCTCCATTTTTTAAAAAATGGTTGAGAGATCTGAAGGCAGATCAGCTCGAGGATGGAGGGGTTCCATTTGTCATTCCGGATTTGCCAAACTTAATGGGTGGAAATTCCTCTTCCGCTGCTTGGGGAGATGCGGCGACCGTTTGTCCTTGGACCGTGTATAAGGTGTATGACGATAAGAGCGTGCTTGAAGATCAATACAACAGCATGAAGGCATGGGTCGAATACATTCGTAAACAAGGCGAGAACGAATTCTTATGGAATACGGGCTTTCACTTTGGAGACTGGCTTGGTTTGGATGCAAAGGAAAACAGCTATGTCGGGGCCACTCCGAGAGACTTCATCGCAACCGCTTTTTATTTCCACTCAACAAGGATTTTAAGAAACAGTGCCATTGTATTGGAAAAGTATGAGGACGCAGCTGAATATAGCAGTCTATTAAAAAAGATAAAAGAGACGTTTGTCCGAGAATTTATCTCTCCAACTGGACGACTCGCCTCTCCTACTCAAACCGCGCATGTACTTGCTCTCGCCTTTGACTTAGTAGAGGGTGAAACGAGGAAACGAGTGGCTTCAGATTTAAATAATCTAGTCATCGAAAATGACTACCATTTAACAACAGGGTTTGTTGGCACGCCATATCTTTGCTTTGCCTTATCCGAAAATGGCTATCATGATACAGCTATGAAACTACTACTTCAAGATAGCTATCCATCATGGCTTTACTCAGTGAAAAAAGGCGCGACCACCATTTGGGAACACTGGGATAGCATCAAGCCAGATGGTAGCTTTTGGAGTGATGATATGAATTCTTTTAATCACTATGCATATGGAGCCATTGGTGATTGGATGTACCGTAGAGTAGCCGGCCTAGATATGGATGAAAGTGATGTTGCCTATAAAAAGATTCTGATTCGTCCTCAATTTGCGGGTGGGAAGTTAACGCATGTTAGAGCTGTGCACCAGTCCATGTATGGGAAAATCGTCTCTTCATGGGAATGGAATAAGGAGGAAATCAGCGTTCGAGTTGAAATCCCTGCGAATACGACTGCAACCATTGTGTTACCGAATGTTCATAGTGAGGATCTAACGGAAAATAACGAGGAAGTCGTTCATGCAGAGGGAGTCGTACAGGTTAAAAATCAGGACGGAAATGTTCGAATAGAAGTCCGTTCTGGCTTATATACCTTTACGTATCCAAACCAAATGGGAAGCTTGGATCTATTTACGAAGAATTCAAGAGTGCTAGACCTACTTTCCTCTTCAAAAGCAATGGAAGTACTTGAGAAGAACAGTCCTGGGATCTCAGAAAAAATCGGACCTTTTTCACATATGAAGGCATATACTCTAACTCGTTTCGCCAAGGAACCAACTATTCAACTAAAAGATGTGGATTCAATCATTCAAGAAATCAATGAAGCTATTTTAGCCGGAAAAAAGGAGAGTAATCATGAGTACTCAAAAGCTTAA
- a CDS encoding ROK family protein: MKKYISFDVGGTKVKHGIVLEDGTIVTKGSYSTTCDDLEVFLVDMVKTIMEYKEAHEVEGVAISLPGFINPSTGFAERAGAITALDQKNLKELLEAMVPLRVEIENDGNCSALAERWSGNAMGCDDFICYTIGTGIGGGIMVNGKIVHGHTFRGGEFGFMLTKADVKGKEMLHTNSSTTSLIRRYREYKGLEKDVKVEGESIFSEAAENQEVDQLIHDWLEHISYGLFNLAVTLNPQKILIGGGVSAREGLINQIQGKLEELEWWKFLKVEIAPCKHRNDAGMIGAVYHFMNK; the protein is encoded by the coding sequence ATGAAAAAGTATATTTCTTTTGACGTGGGTGGAACAAAGGTAAAGCACGGAATCGTCCTTGAAGACGGAACGATTGTAACAAAAGGAAGCTACTCGACTACCTGTGATGACCTAGAGGTCTTTTTGGTCGATATGGTCAAAACGATTATGGAATATAAAGAGGCCCATGAAGTGGAAGGCGTTGCCATTAGCCTTCCGGGCTTCATTAATCCAAGCACTGGTTTCGCCGAGAGAGCGGGAGCCATTACCGCTTTGGACCAAAAAAATCTAAAGGAGCTCCTTGAAGCCATGGTTCCTTTACGAGTGGAGATTGAGAATGATGGAAATTGCTCAGCGTTAGCGGAAAGATGGAGCGGAAATGCCATGGGCTGTGATGACTTCATTTGCTATACGATCGGCACAGGAATTGGCGGGGGGATCATGGTGAATGGAAAGATCGTCCACGGCCATACGTTCCGCGGTGGTGAATTTGGCTTTATGCTAACGAAAGCAGATGTAAAGGGGAAAGAAATGCTTCATACCAACTCTTCTACCACTAGTCTGATCAGAAGGTATAGAGAGTATAAAGGCTTGGAAAAGGATGTAAAGGTTGAAGGAGAGTCCATTTTTTCCGAGGCTGCTGAAAATCAAGAGGTGGACCAATTAATTCATGACTGGTTGGAGCATATTAGTTACGGACTCTTTAATTTGGCAGTGACTCTAAATCCACAAAAGATACTAATTGGTGGGGGAGTAAGTGCAAGAGAAGGACTCATCAACCAAATTCAAGGGAAGCTAGAAGAACTCGAATGGTGGAAGTTCTTAAAAGTGGAAATTGCTCCATGTAAACATCGAAATGATGCCGGGATGATTGGTGCGGTTTATCATTTTATGAACAAATAA
- a CDS encoding alpha-L-rhamnosidase-related protein gives MSTQKLKNHVVVKNEAFIEEAHRLKPEFKSSVVKPTALVHVLPNPDVMHGWKVEHASSMDEWQKQEYKKGDSFIVDFGDHQVGYLTFRVRPVGSPPDAPLKLKLTIGEMPVEMGEPFENYDGWLSSAWLQEETIFVDVLPATIALPRRYAFRYVKFEVLATSKKYHVVFEEIECRAVTSADLDAVEVLGHSDPLLQKIDEVSIKTLADCMQDVFEDGPKRDRRLWLGDLRLQALANYETFGTNDLVKRCLYLFAGVPNHQGKVSANVFIEPQLIADDTFLFDYSLFFLSTLHDYYLATRDKETLIELWPTAYRQVELALERLDENHILADSSEWWSFIDWQQGLNKQTPSQAILIYTIKQAVFLAEELKLPEKEILAVRLQEIVEATKKYLWDKEIHFFVSGADRQVSWASQIWMVLAGVLSDDENNQLMNHLLEVKPETGIATPYMYHHFIEALLIAGEKELAISEMKTYWGGMIEDGADTFWELYDPKNKEFSPYGSHLINSYCHAWSCTPTYLIRKYHL, from the coding sequence ATGAGTACTCAAAAGCTTAAGAATCATGTTGTTGTAAAAAATGAAGCCTTTATTGAAGAAGCTCACCGATTGAAGCCAGAATTTAAAAGCAGTGTGGTGAAGCCGACGGCACTCGTTCATGTCCTTCCGAATCCTGATGTCATGCATGGATGGAAGGTGGAGCATGCATCTTCCATGGATGAATGGCAAAAACAAGAATACAAGAAAGGTGATTCCTTTATCGTTGATTTTGGGGACCACCAAGTGGGGTACCTAACCTTTCGTGTTCGTCCTGTGGGAAGCCCGCCGGATGCCCCGTTAAAACTGAAGTTAACGATTGGAGAAATGCCAGTAGAAATGGGAGAACCATTTGAAAATTATGATGGCTGGTTAAGTAGTGCTTGGCTACAAGAGGAGACCATTTTTGTAGATGTCTTGCCAGCAACGATTGCTCTTCCACGCAGATATGCTTTTAGATACGTGAAGTTTGAAGTCCTAGCCACCTCGAAAAAATACCATGTCGTGTTTGAAGAGATCGAGTGTCGAGCCGTTACGTCTGCTGATTTGGATGCGGTGGAAGTGTTAGGTCATTCAGACCCGCTTTTACAAAAAATTGACGAAGTGAGCATAAAAACATTAGCGGATTGTATGCAGGATGTGTTTGAGGATGGGCCAAAGCGTGACCGCCGTCTTTGGCTAGGAGATTTACGTTTGCAGGCGCTAGCCAATTATGAAACGTTTGGGACGAATGATTTAGTCAAAAGATGCTTATATCTTTTTGCTGGTGTACCGAATCATCAGGGAAAGGTGTCAGCCAATGTATTTATTGAGCCGCAACTGATTGCAGATGATACCTTTTTGTTTGACTACTCACTATTCTTCTTATCAACATTACACGATTACTATCTAGCAACAAGAGACAAAGAAACGTTAATAGAATTATGGCCTACTGCATACCGTCAAGTGGAACTGGCTCTTGAACGATTAGATGAAAATCATATTTTAGCAGATTCTTCAGAGTGGTGGTCCTTTATTGATTGGCAGCAAGGGTTAAATAAGCAAACACCATCTCAAGCGATTTTAATCTATACAATAAAGCAAGCGGTATTTTTAGCAGAGGAATTGAAATTACCAGAAAAAGAGATTCTTGCTGTACGCTTACAGGAAATTGTGGAGGCGACGAAGAAATATTTATGGGACAAAGAAATACATTTTTTTGTGAGTGGTGCAGATCGACAAGTATCATGGGCGAGTCAAATCTGGATGGTTTTAGCTGGTGTGTTATCTGATGATGAGAACAATCAATTGATGAACCATTTATTGGAGGTAAAACCTGAAACAGGGATTGCCACACCGTATATGTACCATCACTTTATTGAAGCGTTACTGATTGCTGGAGAAAAGGAGCTAGCCATTTCTGAGATGAAAACCTACTGGGGTGGAATGATTGAAGATGGTGCCGATACGTTTTGGGAGCTGTATGACCCGAAAAACAAAGAGTTTTCCCCATACGGAAGCCATTTGATCAACAGTTATTGCCATGCTTGGAGCTGCACACCAACGTATTTAATTCGTAAGTATCATCTATAA
- a CDS encoding tautomerase family protein, with protein MGQIKIYGVKERLHPIKETLSNVIHSCMVEALELPSDKKFHRFFPMDKEDFYFSNGRTDAYTIIEVSMFEGRTIEAKKQLINLLFERINSQLNISPQDVEITIFETPKHNWGIRGLPGDELALNYKVNV; from the coding sequence GTGGGACAAATTAAAATTTACGGTGTAAAAGAAAGATTACATCCAATTAAGGAAACATTATCGAATGTTATTCATTCGTGTATGGTAGAAGCACTTGAGCTTCCTTCGGATAAGAAATTTCACCGTTTTTTTCCTATGGACAAAGAAGATTTTTATTTTTCAAACGGAAGAACGGATGCATATACCATAATTGAGGTTAGTATGTTTGAGGGGCGAACGATAGAAGCTAAAAAACAGCTGATCAATCTGCTTTTTGAACGCATAAACAGCCAATTGAATATCTCCCCTCAAGATGTCGAGATAACCATTTTTGAAACACCGAAACATAACTGGGGAATAAGAGGACTACCTGGCGATGAGTTAGCGTTAAATTATAAAGTGAATGTATGA